The genomic stretch CCGCTGATTGTTCTGATCCGCGTTTCAGGTGCAGTTAGACTCTGATATGGGCTGGGGACAAGTTGACATAATGTCCAATCATCTCCAAGGCAGAGATGTGTGACGTGCGTTGACTCCGGTTGCAGTTTGCTGTGACAATGTGACAGGTGGCAGCAAATAATTGATGGCGAATTCTCACGGCTACACAGGCAGAATCTTGCGAGTGGACCTGTCATCAGGGCACATCTCAGTTGCGCCCACGTCCGACTATACTGCATTCGTCGGGGGACGGGGCATTGCAGCCAGGATCCACTGGGACGAGGTGCCGCCGCAGGTTCCGGCTCTGAGCCCTGAGAACCGCCTGACTTTTCTTACCGGGCCGCTCGTCGGTTTTGCCGGATTCGCCAGCTCCCGCTGGCAGGCGTGCGGTAAATCTCCAGCTACAGTCCCGGAGCATTTCTGCTACAGCAACCTCGGAGGGACCTGGGGGGTTGCTCTAAAATCTGCTGGATACGACGGCATCATTGTCCAGGGGAGGTCTGACAGGCCGGTCTACCTTCTGGTTGAACAGACCGGGGCGCAACTGCAAGATGCCGGCCATCTCTGGGGCAAGGGCGCTATTGAGGCGCGGGAGATGCTCAAATCGGAATTGGGAGACTCTGTGAATGTGGTGGCATGCGGCCCGGCAGGAGAAAACATGGTCGTTATGGCAAACCTGCTGGCTGACAAAGACGCCAGCGGCAGCAGCGGCTTTGGGGCAGTCATGGGGGCGAAGAATCTCAAGGCCATAGCCCTTGTGAAGGGGAACACTAAATTGACCGCTGCCTACCCTGACAGGCTCCGGGAGTTAGTGCTTTACTATCGCCAACTGCGAGGGGGTTGGAACGAACAGTACTTTGCCAATGTGGCAGGCAAGACAAGGCGGGATCACTGCTGGGGATGCCCCGGATTATGTGGCAGGATAGCCTGGAAGGCAGAAAACGGCGCTGAAGGTAAGTTCTTCTGTCAGTCCGCCCTGTTGTATCAGATCAGGGCTCAGCAGTACTATGGCCGGGGCAAGGAAGGAGATGTGCCGTTTTACGTCACCAAGCTCTGCGACAACTATGGAATCGACACCATGGCTGTGCATGCGATCATGAGTTGGCTTTCCAGGTGCTACCGGGAGGGTATCCTTAGCGAAGAGGAAACGGGCCTGCCTCTTTCCAGGAGCGGCAGCCTGGAATATGCTGACGTGCTGCTTCGCAAGATCGCCTATAGGGAAGGCTTTGGTGATCTGCTGGCTCAGGGCATCGAGAAGGCGGCGGACGCCGTCGGGAAAGGAGCACGAGACAAGATTGGTGACCTGATTCACAAGGCGCAGCAGCCAGACCAGTACGGTGCCCGCACCTATGTCATTAACGGGCTGCTGTACGCTACCGAAGTCAGGATGCCGATCCAGGAGCTTCACGAAGTGTGCATACCCATACTCGAGTGGCTTGGCTGGGCGCAGGGATTGAAAGACGCCTACATGTCCAGCACGGTCCTTCGCGATGTTGCTGCCAGGTTCTTCGGCAGCCAGGCTGCCGCTGACCTCTCATCTTATGAAGGAAAGGCACTGGCAGCAAAGCTGATTCAGGACCGCGAGTATGCCGGGGAATGCCTTATCCTGTGCGACTATGGGTGGCCGGTGATCACCTCGCTCAACACCACAGACCATGTCGGCGACCCCTCGCTTGAAAGCAGATTCCTCTCGGCAGTCACTGGAAACGAGGTAGACGAAACAGGTTTCTACCGCCTGGGTGAGAAGGTTTTCAATCTTCAGAGGGCCATCCTGGCTCGCGAAGGTCACCATGGACGGCCCAGCGACACACTCCCGGAGTACAGCTTCAGCACTCCACTGAAATTCGATGTCCTCAATACCGAAATGCTGGTACCTGGTCCCAATGGCAAACCCACCTCCAGAAAGGGAATGACACTGGACAAGGGAGAATTCGAGAAGATCAAAGGAGAATACTATCAACTGAGAGGGTGGGATGTGTCCACCGGCAGGCAGACGAGATGGAAACTCGCAGAGCTGGGCCTTGCAGACGTCGCCGATGAACTGGAACCGAGAGGGCTGCTGGCCTGAATAGTTGGAGCGGGTGACGAGATTCGAACTCGCGACTCCTTGCTTGGGAAGCAAGCACTCTACCGCTGAGTTACACCCGCTCTATATCTATAGTGGAAGTTTAATGAGCCCTGGATAACACTGTCAAGCAGTAAACTTGACATAATATTTAAGGTAATGTTTAGGAACTATGCTCAGGGGGCACATCTTCCGGTGCACCCCCGTCTTCCTTCTTCCTACCATGAAAGGACCTGTGCACCTCTCTCAGTTGCCTGTCAGTGACATGGGTATAGACCTGTGTCGTTCTGATGCTTTCGTGCCCCAGCATCTCCTGAACCGAGCGAATATCAGCGCCAGCTCTCAACAGGTCTGTGGCAAACGAATGCCTCAACGTATGAGGAGTGGCCTTTACAGGCAGGCCGCAAATTCTGGCATATTTGGCCACGATGAGCTGTATCGACCGGGACGTCAACCGCATATTCTGCCCGTCCCTTGACATGTCTACGCCGCCGGAATACCGGATAAACAACGGCTTGAAATGGTCCTCACGGGTGTCCAGGTAACGCCTGATCCACTCTACAGCGCTGTCGGACAGAAACACCACCCGTGGCTTACTTCCTTTGCCAACCACGCCGAACTCCCTGCGCTCCAGGTCTACCTGGTCTCGATTGAGCCGCGCCAGTTCGGAGACCCTGAGGCCGGTGCTGAACAGGGTTTCCAGGATAGCTCTGTCTCTTAAACCTATTACGTCTGAAGTGTCCGGACTGTTTAAGAGTCTTTGCAATTGATCCGGATTGAGAAAAGTCACCGTTCTGGCCGTAACCTTGGGGAGATCTATCTTCTCCGGCGGCAGCGTTGAGATATTACGCTGGACTACAAGATAACGCAGACAGGCCCTGAGAGCGATAATGTGATAGCTCTGAGTGATCTTCTTCAGGGGCAAGCCGTCACGACCGGTTATCCGTGATAAATACAGCCTGTATTTTCGGACCAGTTCCAGGTCGATGTCCTCCGGTTTTATCCCGGGAGACGTCTCCGCCAGCCATTCCGAAAAACGCTTCAAATAGTGCCGGTAGACCTTGATGGTCAGCGGGGCAGCACCCTTTTCAACCTCCATGTATTCCAGGAACTGGTCGATTGCTTCACCGGTAGTCATAGCAGCCTTTTTACCCGTCTAAATCACGGTTCGCATAACGGCACTTTTGCGAAGTTACCATTTCGGGGGCCTCTTTGTCAATCCTTTGACATAATCAAAATCTCTGAGATGCGCTGCAGGAGACCGTCCAGGCCGATCCCCTGGCTCGCCGAAACGGGTATCATGCCCTCCAGCTTCACGGGTATCATGCCCTGCAGGTTCACTTGCAGGCGCTGTTCCAAATCTTCTTTCACTAAGCCATCGCTGCCCAACAGGTCTATTTTATTGAGCACTGTCAATCTCGGCTTGGCATCCAGACCCAGCTCAATCAATATGTCCTCCACAGTCTGGTACTGCTCGGCAGCATTCTTATGCGTTATGTCTACTACGTGAACCAGCAAATCTGCTTCACTCAGTTCCTCCAACGTTGCTCTGAAAGCAGCCACTACTGTAGGAGGCAGCTTATGAATAAAGCCAACGGTGTCCGTCATGAGCACGGTCTGCTGATCAGGCAACTTCAGACGGCGCGTCGTGGGGTCCAGAGTAGCGAACAACTTGTCTTCTACAAACACGTCAGCACCGCTCAGCGCATTCAGCAATGTGCTTTTGCCGGCATTGGTATAGCCCACCAGCGCCACAATCGGCACGCCGCTTCTCTTGCGCTGTGTTCTGTAAAGAGCGCGATGCTTTCGTACATCTTCAAGTTCCTTCTTCAACCGTTGAATCCTTCGCTCAACAAGACGTCTATCAGTTTCTATCTGCGTTTCACCCGGGCCCCTGGTTCCTATCCCGGCACCCAACCGCTCCAGGTGGCTCCACTGTCCGGCCAGACGGGGGAGTAGATATTGATGTTGCGCCAACTCTACCTGCAATTTCCCCTCATGTGTCTGTGCCCGCCTGGCAAATATGTCCAGAATCAATGCCGTCCGGTCGATAATCTTAACATCAAGGAAAGCATCCTCCAGATTGCTCTGTTGCCGCGTCGAAAGCTCGTCATTACAGATCACCACGTTGTATCCTATGTCCTCCTTGAGGGCCACCAGTTCCTTCAGCTTTCCGCTGCCCAAATACATGGGCGTATGCCTTTCCAATCGCTGTACCATCTGGCCCACCACCTCTACACCGGCCGTATCGGCCAGGCTCGCCAGCTCGCTCAGCGAGTCTTCCAGTATCCATCTGTCCCTGTTGTCTTTCATCTCTACCGCCACCAGGAAGGCTTTTTCCCGGACCTCGGCAGTGGAAAATATCTTTTTTTTGGAAATAGTGCCTCCTTTATGTCAACATCTTATGTCAGCCGGTCAACATTATGTCAACAATTTATGTCAATCAGCAACCCAATTCAGCCAGCTACCGGGCAAAGCTGATGACATGGTCATTATGTCAAATTACTTTACTTCCTGCCGGCCTGCGACCTGCTCCACGCCAGCAGACACTCCAATCCTTCATCAATTTCACTGTCCGCCGCGGTTAGTGACAGACGAATGTACCCTTCTCCATACTTGCCATAGCCGGTGCCTGGCGTAACCACCACGCCGGCCCCATCCAGCAGCTTTGTGGCATACTCTGCCGACGTATAGCCATCAGGAATCCCCGCCCAGATGTAAAGGCTGGCCTTGGGAGGAGTTACCCGAAGCCCCACCTCACGGAGCACCTTGACGATCCGGTCACGCCTCCGCTGATAAATGGCATTGTGCTCCTCAATGCAACTCTGGTCTCCGCGCAGCGCCTCAATGGCCGCATACTGGATGGCCTGGGGTATCCCCGAGTCTAGATTCGATTTGAACCTCATCAGGGCATCCCTTATCTGCGCGTTGCCCACCGCCATCCCCACCCGCCATCCTGTCATGTTATAGCTTTTGGACAGAGAATGGAACTCCACTCCCACGTCCTTCGCGCCCGGCACCTCCAGGAAACTCGGCGGCCGGTAGCCATCAAACGCAACCTCAGTGTAAGGGGCATCATGGCAAACCACCAGATCATATTTCTTGGCAAACGCCACAGCTTTCTTGAAGAAATCGATCCCGGCCACCGCTCCCGTAGGGTTATTGGGATAATTCAACCACAGCACTTTGGCACGGCGCGCCACCTCCGGCGGCACCCGCTCCAGGTCAGGCAAGAAACCGTTGTCCTCAGTCAAGGGCATAAAGTAAGCCTCGCCGCCGGCAAACATCGTGCTCACAGAGTAAACGGGATACGCCGGGTCAGGGATAAGGGCAATATCGCCGGGATCTACAAAGCAAAAGGCAATATGCCCGATACCCTCCTTTGAACCGATCAGAGGCAGTACCTCTTTGTCAGGATCAAGGACTACCCCAAAACGCCGCTCATACCACTGGGCAATAGCCCGACGGAATTCGGGCAGGCCATAGGTTTCCGGGTATCTGTGATTGGCCGGCACCTTCGCCTCCCGGCATAGCCTCTGGATAATACTGTCCGGCGTCGCAATATCAGGATCGCCCATGCCAAAGCTGATCACCTTCTCTCCCCTGCTCTTTCTCTCGGCTATCTTTTGAGATATCCGTACAAAGAGATAGGGTGGCAGCTCTTCAATACGTCTAGAAACCCTCATTGCTCCTCCAATAGATGCCGGCCTAGTCCAGCCAGTGCCCCGTGAAAACCATCTCAGCCGGCCCGCTGAGATAGACTGCGCCCTTGCCATCCCATTCCACGCTCAGCCTGCCCCCGGGCAACACCACATCAACCTTACTATCAACATAATGATGCAGTTGTGCCGCAACGGCCACCGCACAG from Chloroflexota bacterium encodes the following:
- a CDS encoding tyrosine-type recombinase/integrase, yielding MTTGEAIDQFLEYMEVEKGAAPLTIKVYRHYLKRFSEWLAETSPGIKPEDIDLELVRKYRLYLSRITGRDGLPLKKITQSYHIIALRACLRYLVVQRNISTLPPEKIDLPKVTARTVTFLNPDQLQRLLNSPDTSDVIGLRDRAILETLFSTGLRVSELARLNRDQVDLERREFGVVGKGSKPRVVFLSDSAVEWIRRYLDTREDHFKPLFIRYSGGVDMSRDGQNMRLTSRSIQLIVAKYARICGLPVKATPHTLRHSFATDLLRAGADIRSVQEMLGHESIRTTQVYTHVTDRQLREVHRSFHGRKKEDGGAPEDVPPEHSS
- the hflX gene encoding GTPase HflX, which gives rise to MAVEMKDNRDRWILEDSLSELASLADTAGVEVVGQMVQRLERHTPMYLGSGKLKELVALKEDIGYNVVICNDELSTRQQSNLEDAFLDVKIIDRTALILDIFARRAQTHEGKLQVELAQHQYLLPRLAGQWSHLERLGAGIGTRGPGETQIETDRRLVERRIQRLKKELEDVRKHRALYRTQRKRSGVPIVALVGYTNAGKSTLLNALSGADVFVEDKLFATLDPTTRRLKLPDQQTVLMTDTVGFIHKLPPTVVAAFRATLEELSEADLLVHVVDITHKNAAEQYQTVEDILIELGLDAKPRLTVLNKIDLLGSDGLVKEDLEQRLQVNLQGMIPVKLEGMIPVSASQGIGLDGLLQRISEILIMSKD
- a CDS encoding LL-diaminopimelate aminotransferase gives rise to the protein MRVSRRIEELPPYLFVRISQKIAERKSRGEKVISFGMGDPDIATPDSIIQRLCREAKVPANHRYPETYGLPEFRRAIAQWYERRFGVVLDPDKEVLPLIGSKEGIGHIAFCFVDPGDIALIPDPAYPVYSVSTMFAGGEAYFMPLTEDNGFLPDLERVPPEVARRAKVLWLNYPNNPTGAVAGIDFFKKAVAFAKKYDLVVCHDAPYTEVAFDGYRPPSFLEVPGAKDVGVEFHSLSKSYNMTGWRVGMAVGNAQIRDALMRFKSNLDSGIPQAIQYAAIEALRGDQSCIEEHNAIYQRRRDRIVKVLREVGLRVTPPKASLYIWAGIPDGYTSAEYATKLLDGAGVVVTPGTGYGKYGEGYIRLSLTAADSEIDEGLECLLAWSRSQAGRK